A window of Parasynechococcus marenigrum WH 8102 contains these coding sequences:
- a CDS encoding CAAD domain-containing protein translates to MGPIDEPQSNVDSVSPVPEPTPTPTVTTTPIVTPELTSDPAIAATVTIPADADASGGEWDLLKDKLQGLVNTDQLHSQWSQLKGPLRLLAGLIVLVIVLQIYGGILRTIDALPLASGLFELAGVIWLGNFSVRNLVRSGDRRKVLEDLVRLWQRVVGG, encoded by the coding sequence ATGGGACCCATCGACGAACCACAATCCAACGTCGACAGCGTCAGCCCGGTCCCAGAGCCCACACCAACCCCCACCGTCACAACAACCCCCATTGTCACCCCAGAGCTCACCTCTGATCCAGCCATTGCAGCCACGGTGACGATCCCGGCTGACGCTGACGCCTCAGGGGGTGAGTGGGATCTGTTGAAGGACAAGCTCCAAGGGTTGGTCAACACAGATCAGCTGCACAGCCAGTGGAGCCAGTTGAAAGGCCCGCTTCGACTGCTCGCAGGCTTGATTGTTCTGGTGATTGTTCTGCAGATCTATGGCGGCATTCTTCGCACCATTGATGCGTTGCCCCTGGCCTCAGGCTTGTTTGAACTGGCCGGTGTGATCTGGCTCGGAAATTTTTCAGTGCGCAACCTGGTGCGCAGCGGGGACCGCCGCAAAGTGTTGGAAGACCTGGTGCGCCTCTGGCAACGGGTTGTCGGTGGCTGA
- the gyrA gene encoding DNA gyrase subunit A, whose translation MADSVGPGGGGPGDSDDRIIQADLRNEMSRSYLEYAMSVIVGRALPDARDGLKPVHRRILYAMYELGLTSDRPYRKCARVVGEVLGKYHPHGDTAVYDALVRMAQDFSMSMPLIDGHGNFGSVDNDPPAAMRYTESRLQALTTDSLLEDIEAETVDFADNFDGSQQEPTVLPARIPQLLLNGSAGIAVGMATNIPPHNLNELINGLLALIENPDLTDQELVRLIPGPDFPTGGQILGREGIRETYLGGRGSITMRGVAAIETIEAPGRPDRDAVIITELPYQTNKAGLIERIAELVNDKKLEGISDIRDESDRDGMRIVVELRRDAYPQVVLNNLFKLTALQSNFSAYMLALVNGEPILLTLRKMLEVFLDFRVETIERRTRYLLRKAEERDHILLGLLLALDQLDPIIALIRAAPDTATARQQLQDRHGLSDIQADAILQMQLRRLTALEADKIRLEHEDLVTKIADYKDILGRRERVFGIIQDELNQLSDRYTTPRRTEILDLGGGLEDIDLIANERSVVLVTETGYLKRMPVSEFEATSRGTRGKAGTRSQGEEAVKLFISCNDHDTLLLFSDRGVSYALPAYRVPQCSRTAKGTPVVQLLPIPREEAITSLIPVSEFNDDMDLLMLTRGGFIKRTRLSAFSNIRSNGLIAINLEEGDALRWVRLAVPGDSVLIGSNAGMTIHFRLSDEELRPLGRTARGVRSMNLREGDGLVSMDVLPVELADRIAQSAEDDEEDDASSGDGPWVLVASASGLGKRVPVTQFRLQKRAGMGLRAMKFRTTDDALVGLRVLGAGEEVLLVSEKGVIVRTSADAIPQQSRAATGVRLQRLDKGDRLSEVVLVPPEAEDDTTATDDTNADDTETSDTESSAQDS comes from the coding sequence ATGGCGGATTCTGTGGGGCCAGGAGGCGGCGGTCCCGGCGATTCCGACGATCGAATCATTCAGGCGGATCTTCGCAACGAGATGTCGCGCTCCTATCTGGAGTACGCGATGAGTGTGATCGTGGGCCGGGCGTTGCCCGATGCCCGCGATGGCCTAAAGCCCGTGCATCGCCGGATCTTGTACGCGATGTACGAATTGGGGCTGACCAGCGATCGCCCTTACAGGAAATGCGCCCGTGTGGTGGGCGAGGTGCTGGGTAAATACCACCCCCATGGCGATACGGCTGTGTACGACGCCCTGGTGCGGATGGCCCAGGACTTTTCGATGTCGATGCCGTTGATTGACGGGCACGGCAATTTCGGATCGGTGGACAACGATCCGCCGGCGGCCATGCGATACACCGAGTCCAGGTTGCAGGCGCTGACCACCGACAGCCTGCTGGAGGACATCGAGGCCGAGACCGTTGATTTCGCCGATAACTTCGATGGTTCGCAGCAGGAGCCGACGGTGCTTCCGGCTCGAATTCCCCAGCTGCTGCTGAATGGTTCAGCGGGCATTGCCGTGGGGATGGCGACCAACATCCCCCCCCACAACCTCAATGAGCTGATCAACGGTCTGCTGGCGCTGATTGAGAACCCTGATCTCACAGATCAGGAGTTGGTCCGGCTGATTCCTGGACCCGACTTCCCAACAGGTGGTCAGATCCTGGGTCGCGAGGGCATCCGTGAGACCTATCTGGGCGGTCGTGGCTCGATCACCATGCGCGGTGTGGCGGCGATTGAGACGATCGAAGCCCCCGGCCGTCCTGATCGTGATGCCGTGATCATCACGGAGTTGCCTTATCAGACCAACAAGGCTGGCCTGATCGAGCGCATCGCCGAGCTGGTCAACGACAAAAAGCTTGAGGGTATTTCTGATATCCGCGATGAGAGCGATCGCGACGGCATGCGCATCGTGGTGGAGCTGCGCCGTGATGCCTATCCGCAGGTGGTGCTGAACAATCTGTTCAAACTCACTGCCTTGCAAAGCAACTTCAGTGCTTACATGTTGGCGCTGGTGAACGGTGAGCCGATCCTGCTCACCCTGCGCAAGATGCTCGAGGTGTTTCTCGACTTTCGTGTCGAGACCATTGAGCGCCGCACCCGTTATCTGCTGCGCAAGGCCGAGGAACGCGATCACATCCTGCTGGGCCTGCTGTTGGCCCTTGATCAGCTGGATCCGATCATTGCCCTCATCCGGGCTGCGCCTGACACGGCTACGGCCCGTCAGCAGCTGCAGGACCGTCATGGCCTCAGCGACATTCAGGCCGACGCCATCCTGCAGATGCAGCTGCGGCGTCTCACAGCGTTGGAGGCCGACAAGATCCGGCTTGAGCACGAGGATCTGGTCACCAAAATCGCGGATTACAAAGACATCCTCGGCCGGCGTGAGCGGGTGTTCGGAATCATTCAGGACGAACTCAACCAACTCAGCGATCGCTACACGACACCGCGCCGAACCGAGATTCTCGATCTGGGTGGTGGTCTTGAGGACATCGATCTGATCGCCAACGAGCGTTCCGTGGTGCTCGTCACCGAAACCGGTTACCTGAAACGGATGCCGGTGAGTGAGTTCGAAGCCACCAGTCGAGGCACCCGCGGCAAAGCTGGCACCCGCAGCCAGGGAGAGGAGGCCGTGAAGCTGTTCATCAGCTGCAACGACCACGACACGCTGCTGCTGTTCAGTGATCGGGGTGTTTCCTATGCCCTTCCGGCTTACCGGGTGCCGCAATGCAGCCGCACCGCAAAAGGCACACCGGTGGTGCAGTTGTTGCCCATCCCTCGGGAGGAAGCAATCACCTCGTTGATTCCCGTGTCGGAATTCAACGACGACATGGACTTGTTGATGCTGACCCGAGGCGGGTTCATCAAGCGCACCCGTCTTTCAGCCTTCAGCAACATTCGCTCCAATGGTCTGATCGCTATCAACCTGGAAGAGGGGGATGCATTGCGTTGGGTTCGTCTGGCGGTGCCCGGCGACAGCGTGCTGATCGGCTCCAATGCGGGGATGACGATTCACTTTCGCCTCAGTGATGAGGAGCTGCGCCCATTAGGCCGCACGGCCCGTGGTGTGCGTTCGATGAACCTGCGCGAGGGCGATGGACTGGTGAGCATGGATGTCCTGCCGGTTGAGCTGGCGGATCGGATCGCCCAGAGTGCAGAGGACGATGAAGAGGATGATGCATCCTCTGGTGATGGTCCCTGGGTGTTGGTGGCCTCGGCATCTGGATTGGGCAAGCGTGTGCCGGTGACCCAGTTCCGACTGCAGAAGCGGGCTGGCATGGGCCTGCGGGCGATGAAGTTCCGCACGACGGATGATGCTCTGGTGGGTCTACGGGTCCTCGGTGCTGGTGAGGAGGTGCTGTTAGTGAGCGAGAAAGGGGTGATCGTGCGCACCAGCGCCGATGCGATTCCCCAGCAGTCGCGTGCCGCCACGGGTGTGCGGCTGCAGCGTCTCGATAAAGGTGACCGTCTTTCGGAAGTGGTGCTGGTGCCGCCTGAAGCAGAAGACGACACCACAGCAACCGACGACACCAACGCGGATGACACCGAAACGAGTGACACCGAAAGCAGCGCGCAGGACAGCTGA
- the crtL gene encoding lycopene beta cyclase — protein MAEPVDVLVLGGGPAALCIASELNQWGVAVGCIAPDPVDASWPNTYGIWADELKMVGLEHLLEHRWSDTVSFFGAGGSTAQDQSHAHGIDYGLFDRAELQRYWLERADGVVWHQDTAERVDATSATTSVSCVSGTTLQARLVIDASGSRTPHIRRPDQGPVAGQAAYGVVGRFSQPPIEAGRFVLMDYRCDHLSAAQRQEPPTFLYAMDLGDGVFFVEETSLALAPGFSYDVLKQRLQQRLDQRGVAITEVIHEEFCLFPMNLPLPDRSQPLLAFGGAASMVHPASGYMVGSLLRRGPDLAKALAEALANRNLGSAALAQRGWQALWPIELVLRHQLYQFGLGRLMGFNEALLRTHFATFFSLPREEWFGFLTNTLPLPRLMGVMLRLFALSPWELRRGLVLGAAMDQLPTFDQSSG, from the coding sequence TTGGCTGAGCCGGTGGATGTGCTGGTGCTTGGGGGCGGTCCCGCCGCCCTCTGCATCGCCTCGGAACTGAATCAATGGGGCGTGGCTGTTGGATGCATTGCCCCAGATCCAGTCGACGCTTCTTGGCCGAACACCTACGGCATCTGGGCCGATGAGCTGAAGATGGTTGGGCTCGAGCACTTGCTGGAGCACCGCTGGAGCGACACCGTCAGTTTTTTCGGCGCAGGCGGCTCAACGGCTCAGGATCAGAGCCATGCCCACGGGATCGACTATGGCTTGTTTGATCGGGCCGAGTTGCAGCGCTATTGGCTGGAGCGCGCCGACGGCGTGGTCTGGCATCAAGACACGGCCGAACGGGTCGACGCAACCAGTGCAACCACCAGCGTCAGCTGTGTGTCGGGAACCACGTTGCAGGCACGGTTGGTGATTGACGCCTCCGGCTCGCGCACGCCCCACATCCGCCGTCCGGATCAGGGGCCGGTGGCGGGCCAGGCGGCCTATGGCGTGGTGGGGAGGTTCTCCCAGCCGCCGATTGAGGCAGGACGGTTTGTGTTGATGGACTACCGCTGCGATCACCTCAGTGCAGCGCAGCGCCAAGAACCACCCACGTTTTTGTACGCCATGGATCTGGGCGATGGGGTGTTCTTCGTGGAAGAAACCTCACTCGCCTTGGCACCGGGTTTTTCCTACGACGTGCTCAAGCAACGGTTGCAGCAGCGCTTGGATCAGCGCGGCGTGGCGATCACCGAGGTGATCCATGAAGAGTTCTGCCTGTTTCCGATGAACCTGCCGCTGCCAGACCGAAGCCAACCGCTGCTGGCCTTCGGTGGAGCGGCAAGCATGGTGCACCCGGCCTCCGGCTACATGGTTGGGTCGCTGCTGCGGCGGGGGCCAGATCTAGCCAAGGCCCTCGCCGAAGCCCTCGCCAATCGAAACCTGGGCTCAGCGGCCCTGGCGCAACGGGGCTGGCAAGCGCTCTGGCCGATCGAGTTGGTGCTGCGTCATCAGCTCTATCAGTTCGGTTTGGGGCGGTTGATGGGCTTCAACGAAGCGTTGTTGCGCACCCACTTCGCCACCTTCTTTTCGCTCCCGCGGGAGGAGTGGTTTGGCTTCCTCACCAACACACTGCCGTTGCCCAGGTTGATGGGGGTGATGCTGCGCTTGTTTGCCCTATCCCCCTGGGAGTTGCGGCGGGGGTTGGTGCTGGGGGCAGCGATGGATCAGCTGCCGACCTTCGACCAATCCAGCGGCTGA
- a CDS encoding glycoside hydrolase family 57 protein → MSNGALALVLHAHLPYVRSVVPGSLEEDWFFQALMECYLPLLEVLEQAAADPASAPKLTVGLSPTLLSLLSDPDLQQRFPSWLDQRLDLLPFADAELAEAREHLGASIQRHKSAWMACDGDLISRFASLQRAEVVDLLTCGATHGYLPLLRQHPEAVRGQLRTAVREHHRLIGERPLGIWLPECAYYEGLDQWMRDAGLRYAVLDGHGLLHGRPRPRYGVYAPICSRNGVAFFGRDSEATLPVWSAKDGYPGDPDYREFHRDLGWDLPLEQLSPLGLSEPRPLSLKLHRVTDHSAPLDQKQPYRPSIAAERIRHHASHYLKGRRRQLDQLSSGMTISPLLVAPFDAELFGHWWFEGPSFLAELFRQGPSKGVPFTRLRDVLDGSQQLQLCDPCPSSWGQGGYHNYWLNDSNAWVVPEWERAGEAMVQRCSRGVAREADLQLLSQAARELLLAQSSDWSFILRAGTTTGLARERIERHLERFWMLMAAIDGSGDLPEGWLEEVQADDRLFPLIQPLDWSKVGS, encoded by the coding sequence TTGAGCAACGGCGCTCTCGCCCTCGTCCTCCACGCCCACCTGCCGTATGTGCGCTCGGTGGTGCCGGGTTCGCTGGAGGAAGACTGGTTTTTCCAGGCCTTGATGGAGTGCTACCTGCCGCTGCTGGAGGTCCTTGAACAGGCAGCAGCGGATCCGGCCAGCGCTCCGAAGCTCACCGTTGGCCTGTCACCAACGTTGCTGTCCTTGCTCAGTGACCCTGACCTGCAACAGCGGTTCCCCAGCTGGTTGGATCAGCGCCTCGACCTTCTCCCCTTTGCTGATGCGGAGCTTGCCGAGGCGAGGGAGCATCTCGGCGCCTCCATCCAGCGCCACAAGTCCGCCTGGATGGCCTGCGATGGAGACCTGATCAGCCGATTTGCTTCGTTGCAACGGGCTGAGGTGGTGGATCTGCTCACCTGTGGTGCCACCCATGGCTATCTGCCGCTGCTGCGCCAGCACCCTGAGGCGGTCCGAGGCCAGCTGCGCACCGCCGTGCGCGAACACCACCGACTGATTGGGGAACGTCCGCTGGGGATCTGGTTACCGGAATGCGCCTACTACGAAGGGCTGGACCAGTGGATGCGCGATGCGGGACTCCGCTACGCCGTTCTGGATGGCCATGGGCTCCTGCACGGTCGACCGCGTCCCCGCTACGGGGTGTACGCACCGATCTGCAGCCGCAATGGGGTGGCGTTCTTCGGTCGAGACAGTGAAGCGACCCTGCCGGTCTGGTCCGCCAAGGATGGTTATCCCGGCGATCCGGACTACCGCGAATTTCATCGAGACCTGGGATGGGATCTCCCCCTTGAACAACTGTCGCCACTTGGCTTGTCGGAGCCCCGACCTCTGAGCCTCAAGCTGCATCGCGTCACCGACCACAGCGCTCCGCTCGATCAGAAACAGCCGTATCGCCCATCCATCGCCGCCGAGAGAATTCGGCACCACGCCAGCCACTACCTCAAAGGACGCCGACGCCAATTGGATCAACTCAGCAGCGGCATGACGATCAGTCCATTGCTCGTGGCTCCCTTTGATGCGGAACTGTTTGGCCATTGGTGGTTTGAAGGCCCATCATTTTTGGCCGAACTGTTCCGCCAGGGGCCAAGCAAGGGCGTTCCCTTCACCCGGCTACGGGATGTCTTGGATGGTTCACAACAACTGCAGCTCTGCGACCCCTGCCCCTCGAGCTGGGGCCAGGGTGGTTACCACAATTACTGGCTCAATGACAGCAACGCCTGGGTTGTCCCGGAGTGGGAGCGCGCCGGAGAAGCCATGGTGCAGCGCTGCAGCCGCGGTGTAGCCCGCGAAGCGGATCTCCAGCTGCTCAGCCAAGCGGCGCGGGAACTCCTGCTGGCACAGTCCTCCGACTGGAGCTTCATTCTTCGGGCTGGCACAACAACCGGACTGGCGCGGGAACGGATCGAACGCCACCTGGAGCGGTTCTGGATGCTGATGGCAGCGATTGATGGCAGCGGCGATCTACCCGAAGGGTGGCTCGAGGAGGTGCAGGCGGACGACCGCCTGTTCCCGTTGATTCAGCCGCTGGATTGGTCGAAGGTCGGCAGCTGA
- a CDS encoding 2-isopropylmalate synthase produces MAKDPGRVLIFDTTLRDGEQSPGASLNLEEKLAIAQQLARLGVDVIEAGFPFASAGDFAAVQRIAQQVGGENGPIICGLARASQRDIKACAEAVSPAPRRRIHTFIATSDIHLEHKLRKSRADVLGIVPEMVSYARSLMDDIEFSCEDAGRSDPEFLYEVIEAAIAAGATTINIPDTVGYTTPSEFGDLIAGINRYVPNIGEAVLSVHGHNDLGLAVANFLEAVKNGARQLECTINGIGERAGNASLEELVMALHVRRRYFNPFFGRDQDSPTPLSAVRTEELTKTSRLVSNLTGMVVQPNKAIVGANAFAHESGIHQDGVLKNRLTYEIIDAKTVGLSDNRISLGKLSGRSAVRARLEELGYDLTREDLDEAFARFKDLADRKREITDRDLEAIVSEQVQQPEARYQLQLVQVSCGTRLKPTATVALSEENGPDQTVSAVGTGPVDAVCRALNQLAGVPNELIEFSVKSVTEGIDAMGEVTIRLRRDGSLYSGHAADTDVVVAAAMAFINALNRLVAAQEHQPLHPQRDAVVLDARPTL; encoded by the coding sequence ATGGCCAAGGACCCAGGTCGTGTCTTGATTTTCGACACCACCCTGCGGGATGGTGAGCAGTCTCCCGGGGCCAGCCTCAACCTGGAGGAAAAGCTGGCCATCGCTCAGCAGCTGGCCCGTCTTGGCGTGGATGTCATTGAGGCTGGATTCCCCTTTGCCAGTGCAGGGGACTTCGCGGCTGTGCAGCGGATTGCCCAGCAGGTCGGGGGCGAGAACGGTCCCATCATCTGCGGGCTGGCCCGTGCATCGCAGAGGGACATCAAGGCTTGTGCAGAGGCGGTCTCACCGGCACCGCGTCGCCGAATCCACACTTTCATCGCCACCAGCGACATTCACCTCGAGCACAAATTGCGCAAGAGCCGTGCCGACGTGCTCGGCATCGTTCCCGAGATGGTCAGCTATGCCCGCTCCCTGATGGACGACATTGAATTTTCCTGTGAAGACGCCGGCCGCAGCGACCCGGAGTTCCTCTACGAGGTGATCGAGGCGGCGATTGCCGCTGGCGCCACCACGATCAACATTCCAGACACTGTCGGTTACACCACGCCAAGCGAATTTGGCGATCTGATTGCTGGAATCAATCGCTATGTCCCCAACATCGGAGAAGCGGTTCTCTCCGTTCATGGCCATAACGATCTGGGCTTGGCTGTGGCGAACTTTCTGGAGGCGGTCAAGAACGGCGCCCGTCAGCTGGAATGCACCATCAACGGCATCGGCGAGCGGGCAGGCAATGCCTCACTCGAGGAATTGGTAATGGCTTTGCACGTGCGCCGTCGTTACTTCAATCCGTTTTTCGGCCGCGATCAGGACAGTCCCACTCCCCTCTCGGCGGTTCGCACCGAGGAACTCACCAAGACCTCGCGATTGGTGTCCAACCTCACGGGCATGGTGGTTCAGCCCAACAAGGCCATCGTTGGTGCCAATGCCTTTGCCCATGAATCGGGCATTCACCAGGACGGCGTGCTGAAAAACCGCCTCACCTACGAAATCATCGATGCCAAGACCGTTGGTCTGAGCGACAACCGAATTTCACTGGGCAAGCTCAGCGGCCGCAGTGCGGTAAGAGCAAGGCTGGAAGAGCTCGGGTACGACCTGACTCGAGAGGATCTTGATGAGGCGTTCGCCCGCTTCAAAGACCTAGCCGATCGCAAACGGGAGATCACCGATCGCGATCTTGAGGCGATTGTCAGCGAACAGGTGCAACAGCCCGAGGCTCGCTATCAGCTCCAGCTGGTGCAGGTGAGTTGCGGAACGCGTTTGAAGCCGACCGCCACCGTTGCCCTTTCGGAGGAGAATGGTCCGGATCAAACCGTCTCGGCCGTTGGCACAGGACCGGTAGATGCGGTGTGCCGGGCTCTGAACCAACTGGCGGGAGTTCCCAATGAGCTCATCGAGTTCTCGGTGAAGTCGGTCACCGAGGGCATTGATGCCATGGGTGAAGTGACGATTCGCTTGCGTCGTGACGGGTCGCTTTATTCAGGCCATGCGGCTGATACCGACGTGGTGGTTGCTGCCGCCATGGCCTTTATCAATGCCTTGAATCGTCTTGTGGCAGCCCAGGAGCACCAGCCTTTGCATCCTCAGCGGGATGCTGTTGTTCTCGACGCTCGGCCGACCCTCTGA
- a CDS encoding carbohydrate ABC transporter permease has translation MRHAVRSAVQLMLLIALALLVLVPLLWLVSTSLKGSTENIFSSPPALLPAQPSLEAYRRLFQDNPLSTYLINSTVVSVLAVGANLLFCSLAAYPLARMRFAGRGLVLGLVVATILIPFQVVMIPLYLLMVQLGLRNTLLALIIPQAATAFGLYLLRQSFLGVPKELEEAARIDGCSRLGEWWNVMIPAARADLITLAMFVFIGTWSDFLWPLVILDDPTLYTLPLGLQQLSSSFSLDWRIVAAGSVVSILPVLALFILLQRFILPNASGDAVKG, from the coding sequence ATGCGTCACGCGGTACGGAGCGCTGTCCAACTGATGTTGTTGATCGCGCTGGCACTGCTGGTGCTGGTGCCATTGCTCTGGCTGGTGAGCACGTCGTTGAAGGGGTCCACCGAAAATATTTTCAGCAGTCCGCCAGCCCTTCTGCCAGCCCAACCCAGCCTTGAGGCTTATCGCAGGCTGTTTCAGGACAATCCTCTCAGCACATATCTAATCAACAGCACGGTGGTCAGTGTCCTGGCGGTTGGGGCCAATCTGCTGTTCTGTTCGTTGGCGGCTTATCCCCTGGCCAGGATGCGTTTCGCAGGCCGTGGCCTGGTGTTGGGTCTGGTGGTGGCCACCATCCTGATTCCCTTCCAGGTGGTGATGATCCCTCTTTACCTGCTGATGGTTCAGCTAGGTCTGCGCAACACGCTGTTGGCGTTGATCATCCCTCAGGCCGCCACGGCCTTTGGTCTTTACCTTCTTCGTCAGAGCTTTCTGGGGGTTCCCAAGGAGTTGGAGGAGGCGGCCCGCATCGATGGTTGCAGCCGGTTGGGGGAATGGTGGAACGTGATGATCCCAGCGGCCCGTGCTGATCTGATCACCCTGGCCATGTTCGTGTTCATCGGCACCTGGAGTGATTTCCTCTGGCCGTTGGTGATTCTCGACGATCCAACGCTTTACACACTTCCTCTGGGGTTGCAGCAACTGTCCAGCAGCTTCTCCCTGGACTGGCGGATTGTGGCGGCTGGTTCCGTGGTCTCGATCCTTCCCGTTCTCGCGTTGTTCATTCTGTTGCAGCGCTTCATCCTGCCGAATGCAAGCGGCGATGCCGTGAAGGGCTGA
- a CDS encoding Nif11-like leader peptide family natural product precursor: protein MSLSQLDQFLSLRESNPLLSQRLASPLELEDFLQLAREWGFQLTESDVLAAQKRAMDQGSAAALQRAQAEESRRLRNFIHG, encoded by the coding sequence ATGTCCCTGTCGCAGCTCGACCAGTTCCTGTCGCTTCGTGAGTCGAACCCTCTGCTGTCGCAGCGGCTGGCCTCACCGCTTGAGCTTGAGGACTTTTTGCAACTCGCCCGAGAATGGGGGTTTCAGCTGACGGAATCCGACGTGCTGGCTGCCCAGAAACGGGCGATGGATCAGGGCAGTGCAGCGGCGCTTCAACGGGCTCAAGCGGAAGAATCAAGACGATTGCGCAACTTCATTCATGGATGA
- a CDS encoding MTH1187 family thiamine-binding protein, producing the protein MRFAGLAAVDSWLSVDLCVVPLGVGVSLTPYIATCQRVIQSTGLVHELGPNGTAIEGPWDDVMECVRACHDALHGMGVPRIYTTLKLNTRIDRQQAFHEKVEMVRRELDA; encoded by the coding sequence ATGAGATTCGCAGGACTTGCAGCTGTGGATTCCTGGCTCAGCGTCGACCTTTGCGTGGTGCCCCTCGGAGTTGGGGTGAGCCTGACTCCCTACATCGCCACCTGTCAGCGGGTGATCCAGTCGACCGGGCTCGTCCATGAGCTGGGTCCCAACGGCACGGCGATCGAAGGTCCCTGGGATGACGTCATGGAATGCGTTCGGGCTTGTCACGATGCCTTGCATGGCATGGGTGTGCCGCGGATCTACACCACGCTGAAGCTGAACACCCGCATCGATCGACAGCAGGCGTTCCATGAGAAGGTTGAGATGGTCCGTCGAGAGCTCGATGCCTGA
- a CDS encoding RluA family pseudouridine synthase — protein sequence MRSGSSPDDLTIAHWDPWLLVVLKPSGLLSQPGRGSHLQDSLITRLQHWSGDHHLVHRLDRDTSGLVLVARGLESLRRCSAIFAARRVNKLYEAEVVGQLQGRGRIDSRLARLDRDPPRYGDHPKGRPSTTLWRVRARQPNSTQLWLRPLTGRSHQLRAHLAGMGHPIVGDPIYGEASTTPMRLHARALGFEHPFTGLRLRVSTRQEDVPHAS from the coding sequence GTGCGGAGCGGCTCAAGCCCTGACGATCTGACGATCGCGCATTGGGATCCCTGGTTGCTGGTGGTGCTGAAACCGTCGGGGTTGTTGTCGCAACCCGGCCGCGGCTCTCATCTGCAGGATTCTTTGATCACCAGATTGCAGCATTGGAGTGGGGATCACCATCTGGTGCATCGACTTGATCGAGACACGTCGGGTTTGGTGCTGGTCGCCCGGGGACTGGAAAGTCTGCGTCGCTGCAGTGCCATCTTTGCCGCCCGGAGAGTCAACAAGCTCTACGAAGCCGAGGTGGTTGGGCAGCTCCAAGGTCGAGGTCGAATTGATTCGCGTTTGGCTCGCCTGGATCGCGATCCGCCTCGCTATGGCGATCATCCCAAGGGGCGACCCTCGACGACGCTGTGGAGAGTCCGTGCAAGACAACCGAACTCAACGCAACTCTGGCTGCGTCCATTGACAGGACGATCGCATCAGCTGAGGGCCCACTTGGCCGGTATGGGCCATCCAATTGTCGGAGACCCGATTTACGGTGAGGCTTCAACGACTCCGATGCGCTTGCATGCCCGGGCCCTGGGGTTTGAACACCCATTCACAGGTCTCCGACTTCGGGTGTCCACGCGACAAGAGGATGTTCCCCATGCCAGCTGA
- a CDS encoding SemiSWEET family sugar transporter: MPAEVVGYAAASLTTISFFPQAVKTLRSGDTRSISLGMYALFTSGVMLWSIYGVMVADGPVLIANLITLIPAAVVLQRKITAKHPSS, from the coding sequence ATGCCAGCTGAAGTCGTCGGTTACGCAGCGGCGTCTCTCACCACCATCAGTTTTTTCCCTCAGGCGGTGAAGACCCTTCGCAGTGGTGATACACGCTCGATTTCTCTTGGCATGTACGCCTTGTTCACATCAGGGGTGATGTTATGGTCCATCTACGGAGTGATGGTTGCGGATGGTCCCGTGCTGATCGCCAATCTGATCACGTTGATCCCAGCGGCCGTTGTTCTTCAGCGCAAGATCACTGCCAAACATCCTTCATCCTGA